The following coding sequences lie in one Paenibacillus durus ATCC 35681 genomic window:
- the spoIIIAE gene encoding stage III sporulation protein AE: MKKRGIFRPPKLSAALLLLCLVLIGWSRAANASPVGEPGMAAGQFGNNPGQAEAYTNQTGTSPVESGNSANQARAAAEQAVTSAASSGAQTGQTGTPIDQWVKSQVDELPKDEVERYWDQLMKDYGGFFPDGATPSLMDMLLPGGKGLSLQNVVLGLLSYMWHEVLYNGKLLVTIVMISVMSMILETLQTAFERKMVSKVAYTICFMVVLVIAVNSFNVAIGYAKDAIDRMIDFMMAMIPLLFALLASMGNIVTVSVTHPLIVFMIHTVGTLIHTMVFPLLFFSAVLHLVSSISDKYTLTHLANLLRNIGMAVLGVLLTVFLGVISVRGITSSVTDGVTLKAAKYITGNFVPVIGKMFADATDTVITASLLVKNAIGLSGVIIILFLCAFPAIKILVLAIIYNVAGAVMQPLGDTPIVSCLQTIGKSMVYVFAALAAVSLMFFLAVTIMLTAGNVTVMMR; encoded by the coding sequence ATGAAAAAGCGCGGCATATTCCGTCCTCCCAAACTTAGTGCCGCGCTGCTGCTTCTCTGTCTCGTGTTGATCGGATGGAGCCGGGCTGCCAACGCGTCGCCTGTGGGCGAACCGGGAATGGCCGCAGGCCAATTCGGCAATAACCCGGGTCAAGCGGAGGCATATACGAACCAAACCGGGACTAGTCCGGTCGAATCCGGAAATTCAGCGAATCAAGCTCGAGCAGCGGCGGAGCAGGCCGTGACTTCAGCGGCGTCAAGCGGGGCGCAAACCGGTCAGACCGGAACGCCGATAGACCAATGGGTAAAGAGCCAGGTGGACGAACTGCCCAAAGACGAGGTCGAGAGGTACTGGGACCAGTTGATGAAGGATTACGGCGGCTTTTTTCCTGATGGGGCCACTCCTTCGCTCATGGATATGCTGCTGCCGGGCGGGAAAGGGCTTAGCCTGCAAAATGTGGTACTAGGACTCTTATCTTACATGTGGCATGAAGTGCTCTACAACGGCAAGCTGCTCGTCACGATCGTGATGATCAGCGTGATGAGCATGATTCTGGAGACACTGCAGACGGCGTTTGAGCGCAAGATGGTGAGTAAGGTGGCGTATACGATCTGCTTCATGGTGGTGCTGGTTATCGCGGTTAACAGCTTTAATGTGGCCATCGGCTATGCCAAGGACGCCATCGACCGGATGATCGACTTCATGATGGCGATGATTCCGCTGCTGTTCGCTCTGCTTGCTTCGATGGGCAATATCGTAACCGTCTCGGTGACCCATCCCCTGATCGTGTTCATGATCCATACGGTCGGCACTTTGATCCATACCATGGTGTTTCCGCTGCTGTTCTTCTCGGCGGTTCTGCATCTGGTAAGCTCCATCTCTGACAAATATACGCTAACCCACCTTGCGAATTTGCTGCGTAATATCGGCATGGCGGTGCTTGGGGTACTGCTGACCGTCTTTTTGGGCGTCATTTCCGTCAGGGGCATTACGAGTTCGGTTACGGACGGAGTAACGTTAAAGGCGGCAAAGTACATCACCGGTAATTTCGTACCCGTTATCGGCAAAATGTTCGCGGACGCAACCGACACCGTCATAACCGCCTCACTGCTGGTGAAGAATGCGATTGGGCTGTCAGGGGTGATCATCATCCTGTTCCTATGCGCGTTCCCGGCGATCAAAATCCTTGTGCTGGCTATCATTTACAACGTAGCCGGAGCCGTGATGCAGCCGCTCGGCGACACACCGATCGTATCCTGCCTGCAGACCATCGGAAAGAGCATGGTCTATGTGTTCGCCGCCCTGGCCGCCGTTTCGCTCATGTTCTTTCTGGCGGTCACCATCATGCTGACGGCGGGAAATGTCACGGTCATGATGAGATGA
- the spoIIIAD gene encoding stage III sporulation protein AD: MEIIQIVGIGLMSTVLILVLKEQKPIFAFLLAAATGILIFLFLIGKIGGVISTLQRLAESSGMETVYLKTVFKIIGIAYIAEFGAQIVRDAGQESIASKIELAGKVLIMTLAVPIIGIIIETVMKLLPA, encoded by the coding sequence ATGGAAATCATTCAAATCGTAGGAATCGGGCTGATGTCGACCGTTCTCATTCTTGTGCTGAAAGAACAAAAACCAATCTTCGCTTTTTTGCTGGCCGCGGCTACGGGCATACTCATCTTCCTGTTTCTGATCGGCAAAATCGGCGGCGTCATATCCACGCTTCAGCGGCTCGCGGAGTCTTCGGGCATGGAGACCGTATATCTCAAGACCGTGTTCAAAATTATTGGCATCGCCTATATCGCGGAGTTCGGAGCCCAGATCGTACGCGACGCGGGTCAGGAATCGATCGCTTCCAAAATCGAACTGGCCGGCAAAGTGCTGATTATGACGCTGGCTGTGCCGATCATCGGCATCATTATTGAGACGGTCATGAAGCTGCTGCCGGCGTAA
- the spoIIIAC gene encoding stage III sporulation protein AC has product MNIEVNAIFQIAGIGIIIAMIHTVLKQMGKEDIAHWVTVIGFVVVLFMVIRMLDGLLQEIKTIFLFQ; this is encoded by the coding sequence ATGAATATTGAAGTCAATGCGATCTTTCAAATTGCCGGCATCGGCATCATTATCGCCATGATTCATACCGTCCTCAAGCAGATGGGCAAAGAGGATATAGCCCATTGGGTGACCGTCATCGGCTTCGTCGTCGTGCTGTTCATGGTCATCCGGATGCTGGACGGACTGCTGCAGGAAATCAAGACGATCTTTCTTTTTCAATAG
- the spoIIIAB gene encoding stage III sporulation protein SpoIIIAB translates to MLKLLGAAMILLAATLAGFRRAGQYADRPRHIRGLIAALQRLETEIMYGYTPLPEAMKRIAVQSREPLKGFFAAAAEGMCAPRNESAQEAVGRAMETHWKATAMKAPEQEVLRQLSCTLGTSDRGNQVNHITLALQQLKQEEISAREDQAKYEKVSKSLGLLLGALIVILIF, encoded by the coding sequence ATGCTTAAGCTTCTCGGCGCCGCGATGATTCTGCTCGCGGCCACGCTGGCGGGCTTCAGGCGGGCCGGCCAGTATGCGGACCGGCCCCGGCACATCCGCGGTCTGATCGCCGCGCTTCAGCGGCTGGAGACCGAGATCATGTACGGCTATACGCCGCTGCCGGAGGCGATGAAGCGGATCGCCGTCCAGTCGAGGGAGCCGCTCAAGGGCTTCTTCGCCGCAGCCGCAGAAGGCATGTGCGCGCCGCGTAACGAAAGCGCGCAGGAAGCGGTGGGCCGGGCGATGGAAACGCACTGGAAGGCGACCGCGATGAAGGCGCCGGAGCAGGAAGTTCTCCGGCAGCTAAGCTGCACCCTGGGCACCAGCGACCGAGGCAATCAAGTGAACCATATTACGCTGGCGCTGCAGCAGCTGAAGCAGGAGGAGATTTCGGCCCGCGAGGACCAGGCCAAGTACGAGAAAGTAAGCAAAAGCCTGGGACTGCTGCTGGGGGCGCTCATCGTCATTTTGATCTTTTAG
- the spoIIIAA gene encoding stage III sporulation protein AA — protein MANDWLQLFPEKVKAALSRLPVTLLETVEEIRIREGRPLEINYAGKYHFVDAAGRLTLESEEAYRPDREDSHRMLDLISNHSLYTMEEELRKGFITIPGGHRIGLAGRTVLSGGSVGHLRDIGGFNVRIAREIPGVADRLLPHLLDGSRQRVMHTLILSPPQHGKTTLLRDLARQISAGSKGGREGRRPGLKVGIVDERSEIAGSRRGIPAFDIGPRTDVLDGCPKAEGMMMMIRSLSPDVLIADEIGRPEDAEAVTEALHAGITVLAAAHGREVSELALRPGLGRLIELGMFERYVILRRSAGELSFRVLDGRKRSLPVYSGEDRGGERHA, from the coding sequence ATGGCCAACGACTGGCTTCAATTATTTCCCGAAAAAGTGAAAGCCGCGCTGTCCCGGCTGCCGGTTACGCTGCTGGAGACGGTGGAAGAAATCCGCATCAGGGAAGGACGTCCGCTGGAAATCAATTATGCAGGCAAATACCATTTTGTAGACGCGGCCGGGCGGCTGACCCTGGAATCGGAGGAGGCATATAGACCGGACCGCGAGGACAGCCACCGGATGCTTGATCTGATCAGCAACCATTCCCTGTACACAATGGAAGAAGAGCTTCGTAAGGGATTCATCACTATCCCGGGAGGACACCGCATCGGACTTGCCGGGCGGACGGTTCTGAGCGGAGGCAGCGTAGGCCATCTGCGGGACATCGGCGGATTCAACGTCCGGATCGCAAGAGAGATTCCCGGAGTCGCCGACCGGCTTCTGCCGCATCTTCTGGACGGGAGCCGCCAGCGGGTCATGCACACGCTCATTTTGTCCCCGCCCCAGCACGGGAAGACAACGCTGCTCCGTGATCTCGCCCGGCAGATTTCCGCCGGGAGCAAGGGAGGAAGGGAAGGGCGGAGGCCCGGCCTCAAGGTAGGCATCGTGGACGAGCGTTCCGAGATCGCCGGAAGCCGAAGAGGAATTCCCGCCTTCGATATTGGCCCGCGTACAGATGTGCTGGACGGCTGTCCCAAAGCCGAGGGCATGATGATGATGATTCGCTCCCTTTCGCCGGATGTACTGATTGCGGACGAAATCGGCCGGCCGGAGGATGCAGAGGCGGTAACCGAGGCGCTGCACGCCGGAATTACGGTTCTGGCGGCCGCGCACGGCCGGGAAGTGTCCGAGCTGGCCTTAAGGCCCGGCCTGGGCAGGCTGATCGAGCTGGGGATGTTCGAAAGGTATGTCATCCTCCGCCGGTCGGCGGGAGAACTCTCCTTCCGCGTGCTGGACGGCCGCAAACGCTCGCTCCCGGTATACTCCGGAGAAGACAGAGGAGGCGAACGCCATGCTTAA
- a CDS encoding DUF2619 domain-containing protein has protein sequence MDKYVSWMAILRMLSGSAEITAALIMLRLNQVDKALAVNSGLALVGPTVLILTTAIGLTGMAKDLSPGKLAWVGIGVACLLIGIFKK, from the coding sequence GTGGACAAGTATGTGAGCTGGATGGCTATTCTGCGGATGCTGTCGGGCAGCGCGGAAATCACTGCTGCGCTGATCATGCTGCGGTTAAACCAGGTGGACAAGGCGCTTGCGGTTAACTCGGGGCTTGCGCTGGTCGGTCCGACCGTGCTGATTCTGACGACGGCTATCGGACTAACCGGCATGGCGAAGGATCTCTCTCCAGGCAAGCTGGCCTGGGTGGGTATAGGCGTGGCGTGTCTCTTAATCGGCATTTTCAAAAAATGA
- a CDS encoding YitT family protein: protein MRHQAVVNTFESLAKTAREAAIVVLSALLVAAGLKLFLIPHQLLSGGVAGTASVIGYLTNPKYISLIYFGINLPILLWGFVAVGKKYIFLSMLCVASTTWFLTIIPQVQVTKDPILASIFGGVIIAGGVGFSLRAGGSSGGFDILGSIITRKRDVPMGTVLFILDGVIILTLGFMKSWDSALYAMLCTFVKSKVVDIIHIRHVKLTCFIVTKRKDEMVAQLNRLPHGVTVVNTEGGYSHEGNTMLMTVTTRYELAELRKTVIEVDPSAFVNVLETVEILGRFKRLA, encoded by the coding sequence ATGCGTCATCAAGCAGTAGTCAACACTTTTGAAAGTCTTGCCAAAACGGCCAGAGAAGCAGCCATTGTCGTACTTTCCGCCCTCCTGGTAGCCGCCGGTCTCAAACTGTTCCTCATCCCGCATCAGCTGCTCAGCGGAGGAGTGGCCGGAACGGCGTCCGTCATCGGTTACTTGACCAATCCCAAGTATATTTCGCTCATCTATTTCGGCATCAATCTGCCGATTCTGCTCTGGGGCTTCGTTGCCGTAGGGAAAAAATACATCTTCCTCAGCATGCTCTGCGTCGCCAGCACGACCTGGTTTCTGACGATTATTCCCCAGGTGCAGGTGACCAAAGATCCGATTCTCGCCAGCATCTTCGGCGGGGTTATTATTGCGGGAGGCGTCGGTTTCTCATTGCGTGCGGGCGGATCATCGGGAGGGTTCGATATTCTGGGCTCTATCATTACCCGCAAGCGGGATGTGCCGATGGGAACGGTGCTGTTCATTTTGGACGGGGTAATTATTTTGACCCTCGGATTTATGAAAAGCTGGGATTCCGCGCTGTACGCCATGCTATGTACCTTTGTGAAGAGCAAGGTGGTTGACATCATCCATATCCGGCATGTCAAACTGACCTGCTTCATCGTTACGAAACGGAAGGATGAGATGGTCGCGCAGCTGAACCGGCTTCCTCATGGCGTTACCGTGGTTAATACGGAAGGGGGCTACAGTCACGAAGGTAATACGATGCTGATGACGGTCACCACGCGGTACGAGCTTGCGGAACTGCGCAAGACGGTTATCGAGGTCGATCCATCCGCGTTCGTCAATGTGCTGGAGACAGTGGAAATTCTGGGGAGGTTCAAACGGCTGGCATAA
- a CDS encoding aspartate kinase, with amino-acid sequence MSLYVMKFGGSSVGDTERMKRVAKRIADKQDEGHRCVVVVSAMGDTTDDLIDQAKLLSSELPAREMDMLMTTGEQISIALLTIALSGIGREAVSYTGWQAGFRTDETHGRARINEIVPRRVLEALEKDKIVIVAGFQGMTMDGEITTLGRGGSDTTAVALAAAIKADVCEIYTDVDGVYSTDPRIVKNARKLKEISYDEMLELANLGAAVLHPRAVEYAKRYQVKLVVRSSFNYNEGTVVKEEASMEQGVAVSGIAYDKSVARISISGVADVPGVLAQVFGKLADEGINVDIIVQSGVQNGEADFSFTVSLDEMEKAKEVIRQIRQELPYREVTSEDNLVKISIVGAGMVSHPGVAAQMFDVISSLGISIKMVSTSEIKVSCVVESGKLLEIIQALHTAYGLDTDQQVFVGGPQERR; translated from the coding sequence TTGTCACTTTATGTCATGAAATTCGGAGGCAGCTCCGTAGGCGACACCGAGCGCATGAAGCGGGTTGCCAAACGCATCGCAGACAAGCAGGATGAGGGCCATCGCTGTGTCGTGGTCGTCTCCGCCATGGGGGACACGACCGACGATCTGATCGATCAGGCCAAGCTGCTCAGCAGCGAGCTGCCTGCGCGCGAGATGGACATGCTGATGACGACAGGGGAGCAGATCTCCATTGCGCTGCTAACCATCGCTCTATCCGGCATTGGACGGGAAGCTGTTTCCTATACCGGCTGGCAGGCCGGCTTCCGCACGGATGAGACACATGGACGGGCGCGGATTAACGAGATTGTGCCCCGCCGAGTGCTGGAAGCGCTGGAGAAAGACAAGATTGTAATCGTTGCCGGCTTTCAAGGGATGACGATGGACGGCGAGATTACGACGCTCGGACGCGGCGGCTCCGATACGACGGCGGTTGCGCTGGCTGCGGCGATCAAGGCGGATGTGTGCGAGATCTATACCGACGTTGATGGTGTATATTCCACCGACCCGCGCATCGTGAAGAACGCGCGCAAGCTTAAGGAAATCTCATATGACGAAATGCTGGAGCTCGCCAATCTGGGCGCCGCCGTGCTGCATCCGCGCGCGGTGGAATACGCAAAGCGCTACCAGGTGAAGCTGGTTGTGCGGTCGAGCTTTAATTATAACGAAGGTACTGTGGTGAAGGAGGAAGCAAGCATGGAGCAGGGAGTGGCGGTAAGCGGCATCGCATACGACAAAAGTGTGGCTCGGATCAGCATCTCGGGAGTGGCCGATGTTCCCGGCGTACTGGCTCAAGTGTTCGGAAAGCTGGCAGATGAAGGCATCAACGTCGACATCATCGTGCAGAGCGGCGTACAGAACGGGGAAGCGGATTTCTCCTTCACCGTCTCGCTGGACGAAATGGAAAAGGCCAAGGAGGTTATCCGGCAAATCAGACAAGAATTGCCATACCGCGAAGTAACCTCGGAAGATAATCTGGTCAAGATCTCCATCGTTGGCGCGGGGATGGTCAGCCATCCCGGTGTGGCGGCGCAGATGTTCGACGTGATTTCAAGTCTTGGAATCAGCATCAAGATGGTCAGCACCTCCGAGATCAAGGTGTCCTGCGTTGTGGAGTCCGGCAAGCTTCTAGAGATTATCCAGGCGCTGCATACGGCGTACGGTCTGGATACCGACCAGCAGGTGTTTGTAGGCGGTCCGCAGGAACGCCGGTAG
- the efp gene encoding elongation factor P, which yields MISVNDFKTGLTVEVDGDIFTVLDFQHVKPGKGAAFVRSKLKNLRNGNTVERTFRAGETIGRAIIENRAVQYLYASASEHVFMDNQTYDQFSLDADQLEWELNFLKENMTVNIVSYQGELLGINLPTSVELKVVETEPGVKGNTAQGATKAAKLETGHTVQVPLFINEDDVLLVDTREGKYISRA from the coding sequence GTGATTTCCGTAAACGATTTTAAAACAGGCCTGACCGTTGAGGTGGACGGCGACATTTTTACCGTGTTGGACTTCCAGCATGTTAAACCGGGCAAGGGCGCGGCGTTCGTCCGCTCCAAGCTGAAGAACCTGCGCAACGGCAACACCGTTGAACGCACTTTCCGTGCGGGCGAGACGATCGGCCGCGCCATCATCGAGAACCGTGCCGTGCAATATCTGTATGCGAGCGCTTCCGAGCATGTGTTCATGGACAACCAAACCTATGATCAGTTCAGCCTTGATGCTGATCAGCTCGAGTGGGAACTGAATTTCCTTAAAGAGAACATGACGGTTAACATCGTCAGCTACCAGGGCGAGCTTCTTGGCATCAATCTGCCGACCAGCGTTGAGCTCAAGGTCGTGGAAACCGAGCCGGGCGTGAAAGGCAATACAGCACAAGGCGCGACGAAGGCGGCCAAGCTGGAGACCGGACATACCGTACAGGTGCCGCTCTTTATTAACGAGGATGACGTTCTCTTGGTCGATACACGCGAAGGCAAGTATATTTCCCGCGCGTAA
- a CDS encoding M24 family metallopeptidase: MGNNRVSKLRKVVQDRGLDAMLITSSINRRYLSGFTGSSGYVLITGDESYLLTDFRYMTQASEQAKGLKVVQHGPKFIDTVRELLPKGGQVRLGFEQDDVSYGAYTSYAEALKPAELVPVSQAVEKLRMFKDEDELAVMRRAADLADDTFRHILNVIKPGMTERDVDLEMEFYMRSHGATASSFDTIVASGERSSMPHGVASQKVIQNNEFVTFDFGALLDGYCSDITRTIALGSPDPKLKEIYDIVLEAQLYALEHIKPGMTGKECDALSRDIITRYGYGEQFGHSLGHGLGMEVHEWPRLSKLSDDVLQPGMVVTVEPGIYVPGLGGVRIEDDVVVTETGVERLTHSSKDYTVL, encoded by the coding sequence ATGGGCAACAACCGGGTCTCCAAACTGCGGAAGGTAGTACAGGATCGCGGTCTGGATGCGATGTTAATCACGAGCAGCATTAACCGCCGCTATTTGAGCGGATTTACCGGTTCATCCGGCTATGTGCTGATTACGGGCGACGAGAGCTATTTGCTGACCGACTTCCGTTACATGACCCAGGCTTCGGAACAGGCGAAGGGACTTAAGGTCGTGCAGCATGGGCCAAAGTTTATCGATACGGTTCGCGAACTGCTGCCGAAGGGCGGGCAGGTACGCCTTGGCTTTGAGCAGGACGACGTGTCCTATGGCGCCTATACGTCATACGCGGAAGCGCTGAAGCCGGCCGAACTCGTTCCGGTATCTCAAGCGGTGGAGAAGCTTCGCATGTTCAAGGATGAAGATGAGCTCGCCGTGATGAGAAGAGCTGCGGATCTTGCCGACGACACGTTCCGGCACATTCTGAATGTGATTAAGCCGGGCATGACCGAGCGGGACGTCGATCTGGAAATGGAATTCTACATGCGGAGCCACGGGGCGACCGCCTCGTCCTTCGATACGATCGTGGCTTCCGGAGAACGCTCCTCCATGCCCCATGGCGTTGCGAGTCAGAAGGTCATTCAGAACAATGAATTCGTGACGTTTGACTTTGGCGCGCTGCTGGACGGCTACTGCTCCGATATCACGCGGACGATCGCGCTGGGCAGCCCTGACCCTAAACTTAAAGAGATTTACGACATCGTGCTTGAGGCTCAGCTGTACGCGCTGGAGCATATTAAGCCGGGCATGACCGGCAAGGAATGCGACGCTTTGTCACGGGATATTATCACCCGCTATGGCTACGGAGAGCAGTTCGGGCATAGTCTTGGCCACGGCCTTGGCATGGAAGTTCATGAGTGGCCGCGGCTGTCGAAGCTCAGCGACGATGTGCTTCAGCCGGGTATGGTTGTCACCGTTGAGCCGGGCATCTATGTGCCGGGACTCGGAGGCGTCCGCATTGAGGATGATGTAGTCGTAACGGAGACCGGCGTCGAGAGATTGACCCATTCATCCAAGGATTACACCGTTCTCTAA
- a CDS encoding YqhR family membrane protein, whose product MGNAASQQRQKTNPLFFAIETGFFAGLIWGGLHWIFYALRFTKVIPGFLGEPVFRHKFLISAAGQLTGYLLFIGFSVLCSILYVLVFRKIKGPWAGMIYGIVWWSVLILACSWSLLMQPPFRLPWNSLISEFCLFLLWGLFIGYTAATEYTDERKRDSSKGMA is encoded by the coding sequence ATGGGAAATGCGGCGAGTCAGCAGCGGCAGAAGACGAATCCGTTGTTTTTTGCGATTGAGACGGGTTTTTTTGCGGGCCTTATCTGGGGCGGATTGCACTGGATATTCTATGCGCTTCGATTTACGAAGGTAATTCCGGGCTTTCTGGGCGAGCCGGTCTTTCGGCATAAATTTCTGATATCGGCCGCCGGTCAGCTAACAGGGTATCTGCTGTTCATCGGCTTCTCGGTTCTTTGTTCCATCTTGTATGTTCTGGTTTTCCGCAAAATAAAGGGGCCTTGGGCAGGTATGATCTATGGAATCGTATGGTGGTCAGTGCTCATTCTGGCCTGCTCCTGGTCCCTCCTGATGCAGCCGCCTTTTCGGCTTCCCTGGAATTCATTAATCAGTGAATTTTGCCTGTTCCTCCTATGGGGACTGTTCATTGGCTATACGGCCGCGACCGAATACACGGATGAGCGCAAGAGGGACAGCAGTAAGGGAATGGCCTGA
- a CDS encoding DUF1385 domain-containing protein, translated as MFGGKHVNVTAVRRKNQEITFLEVPRSEKSWVVKLRKIPLLRGLVSIIDASAKGSKHLNYSAEAYAEDETEPEEPAKQKKHKEKEEGWGLGMILGVAVMGILSFLVGKIIFTLVPVFVEDFLFGNAFKNYVLHNLIEGAIKLVLLLVYLWVISQTPVIKRLFQYHGAEHKVISAFEAGDELTVENVQKHSRLHYRCGSSFMMLTIVLGVIIYSIVPWDTLVERIVQRLILLPLVIGVSFEVLKGTNAVRELPVLRYLGYPGLWLQLLTTKEPKDDQVEVSIASFNRMRELDAAIEAKGYQQSSVTGGILDPAKG; from the coding sequence ATGTTTGGCGGCAAGCATGTCAATGTGACAGCCGTGCGGCGGAAAAATCAAGAAATCACTTTTTTGGAGGTGCCGAGAAGCGAGAAGAGCTGGGTTGTAAAACTGCGCAAGATTCCGCTGCTTCGCGGCCTTGTCAGTATTATAGATGCCAGCGCCAAAGGCTCCAAGCATTTGAATTATTCCGCCGAGGCTTATGCGGAAGACGAGACGGAGCCGGAGGAACCCGCCAAGCAGAAGAAGCACAAGGAGAAAGAAGAAGGCTGGGGGCTTGGAATGATACTTGGCGTAGCCGTCATGGGGATTTTGTCCTTCCTTGTCGGCAAAATTATTTTCACCCTCGTTCCCGTGTTCGTAGAAGATTTTTTGTTCGGTAATGCATTCAAGAACTACGTTCTGCACAACCTCATTGAAGGGGCCATTAAGCTGGTTCTGCTGCTGGTCTATCTGTGGGTCATCTCCCAGACCCCTGTGATCAAAAGATTGTTCCAGTATCACGGCGCAGAGCATAAGGTCATTAGCGCATTCGAAGCCGGCGACGAATTGACGGTAGAGAATGTGCAGAAGCACAGCCGCCTGCATTACCGGTGCGGAAGCAGCTTCATGATGCTGACGATTGTGCTGGGCGTTATCATTTACTCCATTGTGCCATGGGATACCCTGGTGGAGAGAATTGTACAGCGGCTTATCCTGCTCCCGCTCGTCATCGGTGTCTCCTTCGAAGTGCTGAAGGGCACCAACGCCGTACGCGAACTTCCGGTGCTGCGCTATCTCGGCTATCCCGGACTATGGCTGCAGTTGCTTACAACGAAAGAACCGAAGGACGATCAGGTGGAAGTATCGATCGCCTCCTTCAACCGCATGCGCGAATTGGATGCGGCAATCGAAGCAAAAGGATATCAACAATCAAGTGTAACCGGAGGCATATTGGACCCTGCGAAAGGATGA
- a CDS encoding patatin-like phospholipase family protein has translation MEINAVFEGGGVKGISLAGAVQASEEAGVTFKRVAGTSSGSIVASLLAAGYSGEEMSRIIRGTSFRSFLKRSPFFNTKLIGPALRVMLKKGLYSGEALESWIRGILRQKGIISFRDLPPGKLSIIASDITDGRLVVLPEGLEEYGISPDYFEVAKAVRMSCSIPYFFDPVMLRRSGKAAEGRSFAEQFVYMVDGGLLSNFPMWLFEEKEPGGLGPVKIPVVGYQMVGRTAPQAHRITGPFSMLQALVGTMLSAHDERYIEQEKFVRTVKIPTLGIGTVQFELTPEESTALYNSGYHAGKEFFRKWRPGRLEKLLIVNKKASPHS, from the coding sequence ATGGAAATCAATGCGGTCTTCGAAGGCGGCGGCGTAAAGGGCATTTCGCTTGCGGGAGCGGTTCAGGCGTCAGAGGAGGCGGGCGTTACATTCAAAAGAGTAGCAGGCACCTCCTCAGGCTCCATTGTCGCCTCACTGCTTGCGGCCGGGTACAGCGGGGAGGAAATGAGCAGAATTATTCGGGGCACCTCATTCCGTTCTTTTTTGAAACGCTCGCCGTTCTTCAATACCAAGCTAATCGGTCCCGCTCTGCGGGTGATGCTGAAAAAGGGGCTCTACTCGGGAGAGGCGCTGGAATCGTGGATACGCGGCATTTTACGGCAGAAGGGAATTATTTCTTTTCGCGATCTTCCTCCGGGCAAGCTGTCGATCATCGCTTCCGACATAACAGATGGCCGGCTGGTTGTCCTGCCTGAAGGACTTGAGGAGTACGGGATCAGCCCCGATTATTTTGAAGTGGCCAAGGCGGTGCGCATGAGCTGCAGCATTCCGTACTTCTTCGATCCCGTGATGCTGCGCAGAAGCGGGAAAGCGGCGGAAGGAAGGTCTTTTGCCGAACAGTTTGTCTACATGGTGGACGGAGGATTGCTGAGCAATTTTCCGATGTGGCTGTTTGAGGAAAAAGAGCCCGGCGGGCTGGGGCCGGTTAAGATTCCGGTCGTCGGCTATCAGATGGTCGGGCGCACAGCACCTCAGGCTCACCGGATCACAGGACCGTTCAGTATGCTTCAGGCACTGGTCGGAACGATGCTGTCGGCGCATGACGAGCGCTACATCGAGCAGGAGAAGTTCGTCCGCACGGTCAAAATTCCCACACTCGGCATCGGTACGGTCCAATTTGAGCTGACTCCTGAAGAGAGCACGGCCCTGTACAATTCAGGATACCATGCGGGAAAAGAGTTTTTCCGGAAATGGCGTCCGGGACGGCTGGAGAAGCTGCTGATTGTAAATAAAAAAGCGTCCCCGCACTCTTGA